The following DNA comes from Nymphalis io chromosome 12, ilAglIoxx1.1, whole genome shotgun sequence.
ttgctttataagattatatttatcattttagtaATAGGCGGTGtctgtttttctatttttaaatttattaagcaaCAATGCTTAGTATAATTGTAATATGCTGGTTGGAAGGCTGAGTAAGCCAGTGGTTAACAGGCAcatagacataacatcttagatcccaaggttggtggtgcattggcgatgtaagggagggttattatttcttacaatgccaatgtctatgagcgttggtgtccacttaacatcaggtggtccactTGCCAGTGCCTATCTAATGCAATAAAAAACAGTTACGCTAAACTAGAAAACTGATATCACGAAAAACCAGCATGGTTTTATGCCTGAACAAAGCACGACCGACGCCATTTTCTCACTTCACTAACTATAGGAAAAGTACTCACATATCCGCATATTGTGTTTATTAACCTCAAAAAGGCATATGTGCAGTGCACGCTGAGTGCAGTGAGATATTGTGTTGTGAGCTTTAAAAGTGAAAAAATGCAGGCTAATAATGTTGAGATGAATGAATAGGATAACGAGAATATGTAATGAGAAGATAAAAAAGGTATACAAAAATAGCTGTGAAAGAATGAATGACGTATTACAATTACAAGAAAAGTTAAGAACTACTAAGAACAAATACATTGAATGGAGAaagattgaaaaataaataaaatttgtgaaATATGATGTTAGGATTTGACTAGAGAGAGAGAGATGGAATGTAAACACAAATAGTTTTTGatgattcataatattatatgcgtttatttgtatattatataaatagagtaAAATCTTTGCTGTACTTAATTAAGATTAGTTAAgtttaatctatactaatattataaatgtgaaagtaactttgtatgtctgttaccctttcacggctaagccactgaaccgaatttaatgatatttggtatgaagtaagcttgaacccaAAGGAAGGACATAGATTACCTGTtgtttatacctaacacctaacCCAATTCGCAGGCGAAGTCTGCTGCTAACTGGGTGCTAACtggtaataatgtaatatttatttacagaataattatttttttttatctatgtatcatatatttatatcaaaatttagttatttaagttaaatacgttatttttgttttatttttcgtcaattatatattttttgactgtTAAGTCAgcctataaatgttttatattttttttttcaaagtatttttataaatgcaataacaatttttttctgaatatataacgttggcttcctatttgataaaataaaataaaaatataatgtcaatataatatTGCAGGCAAAGGCAGAAGGCATTGGTTTGATCTGAAAATCCTTAAGGTTTTTATACTtagatgaatattttttacattacctTTTTGACTTTTCtttgatgtttattttgattCTATTCGTGTTATACGATTAAGGAAAACGTTGAAAACACACATCAATTCGAATACGACATGTTGACGCCAACAAATGTTAAACGCAATGTTTTCATGTTGCGTTTTTGATCAAAACTTATAAATGTCGTTctttttagtaatttatgtaatattatattatattaaggacATGTTTTTctagctatataaatattatatgtaaaaatacgGTGAAAATGTACATAGTACATACATTACAATAGGCACGTACAACCATTACCTTCATATTTATTACTTCtgctcgttagtctagtggcttgatgtaagtaGCCGTAAGCCGTAGACCCgaaggtcctaggttcaattccctgGTCCGGCCAAAAAAacttattgtgtttttctgtaagaaaattcttagtagcagcccagagtctggaagttggaagtgtgttctctcccgtgcctcggaaagcacgtagagccgttggttctgcgcctgaactctttccggtcgtgtcggattgtcgtcccatcggattatgagagttagggaatagagagtgcacctgtgtttgcgcacacacttgtgcaccataGTATCTCATGCTTAGTTgcctaatctttcttgagattggctgccgtggccgaaatcggtctggaggacattattatttagtacttcTATCTACTTTTGGTCGAATGAGTATTAGGAgagaaatacttaatatatactttaaagtaatttatacataatattttatagatgctatatttttagatatatgtaaatataattactttataattatcgtCATTGAATATTctgtatatgtaattaatatttaaaataattatttaaatattatatgtatttcgtTTTTGTTCACAGGAGTATCCCATAGTCGGTCATACGTTTTATTCCGCTTGGGTCGACGAGTTTCGGCTTCCGTTCGACAATTCGCCGAATCGGGACGTTCTGATACCCTCGGTTCCAGTCCGGGAACCCTCGACGTGTTCGGTGCACCAGTGATCAGTCAGGGCGCTGGGAGAACTGAAGCGGAATTCTTTGTAGACGGAAATCACTCTAGAGTAAGTATTACTAAAATTATCGTATAATGACTTAGTAGATTTGTAAATTatacttcaaatttatttaaatatttcaaatattatagacAAAGCCATTAATAGTAGCTAAAATACCTTctcacaaacacacacacactcacacgtTTTCTTAACAATAATCCCACAGACATTTTAATGTATACCTATAAagctgtattatatatttgtttctatcTAAGTCTTTTGTGGTACAAATAGTTAAGAATAGAGAGTAGGACAAATTTTGAGAACAGATCTCTATTGGAACAACAAAACGTATAAACGTTTAAACgttaacgttttaaataaacGGATAATGTGTTATGGTAAttcgaatataatttttacttcaaCCGAATGCATATTTTCTTGCCTTTCATTTAagatttttactataaaaatgttaGCAGAAACAATTGgataaaaatcaattttgacTAGAGTATACGTATTTGTATGACAGTAGGAAGTAATGTtaaagtaaatgtcccactgctgggcataaCTTGTGAATTTTCGCAAGAGGACTCACAACGTTTTTCTTTAAGACCGAGTACaagatgaataattttaaacacaaattaagcacatatagCCTTAGTGTACTTACCTACGTaagtaaaaagccgagatggccctgtggtaagaacgcgtgaatcttaaccgatgatcgtgggttcaaacccgggcaagcaccactgaattttcatgtgcttaatttgtgattataattcatgtcgtgctttacggtgaaggaaaacatcgtgaggaaacctgcatgtgtctaatttcactgaaattctgccacatgtgaattctaccaacccgcattggagcagcgtggtggaataagctccaaaccttctcctcaaaaaaaaaagaggagaggaggcctttagcccagcagtgggacattcacaggctgttacggtacttaCCTACGTATGAATCAGCAATCTTTGCTTAAAATTCACGTTTTCTTGTTACTGGGCTTTTTTGGCtttttgatgattttattattcaaacgtTTCGTACAAAGACGGTTAATTAAGCAATCTTACTTAGCTATCCGAACTTTAGAAATCGAGTTTTACTTAGATAAAGTATCTTGTCAGTAAGTGCTATGTTAAAATGGATATAAACAATCGTaaaaaattgtacaataaaCTTTAAACTGTGTATTTAATGATCTCAATATTCAAAGTGAAACGTCACGCCTCCAGATAATTAACacacaattataaaaaacacaagTTCATACGATAGCAAATTTCTGCGAAACGATTGCAATAAACAGACAACAATGGGAGAGCACCGACAATTTCACAATCAAATTGGCGATACGTAAAGCAAGCGTTTCGGTCCCCTCGAAAATATCGTATTTCAACACTAATTAATGCCCGAGAGCAAACAACAATTACGATACGTcacgaacaaataaaaaaaccgtAGACACTTCAAATCGAGCTGTAATAAAAGGGGAATTAATCGTAGCTACTACAGCGGCCATTTTATTGTCAGTTGAGACTCATTTCGGTTGTTTATCGCTTTACAGCAGAGTTTTTATGTGGGTTCATTTATCAGACGCACTATTAGGAGGTCAAGAGGTCGACGGAAGGTCAACATTTGAAGTATTTTGTAGAATATATCGTTTGCGGTATAAAATGCTAAATTGCTTAATCTGTCGATAAACGTTTCAatgtaatttaaactttatggcttaattaaaaatgtttttaatacgtTTTTGTTTAATGCTGAAATTAAAATGACCAATAAATTCCATCTAtgtcatattgtatattaaatttaagttattcaATGGTACGGAGAATAATTACGAACAATATAATGAACAATATCCCTTGGGCattataaataaggttttatacaAACTATATTTACTCATTcatactcaatatttttttatttaataaagtgacTTTTGATTTaacctgtaattaaataaaaagtataaaactggcattacaaattatttataactaatatgcTATGTAggaattaatatattgtacgTAAATTTTGTTTAGGGACACATAATCAtacgttattttacttttaaacctgaatattttgtaatattgagGTGAGTTAGCCATGATAATTACAAACTTTGtgcttatataacatattagttctcaTGGGTGATGTAAAATTCACTGTATATGGTGTAATGCTGTTATATCTTTAGTCGAAAGTGACCAACTACcagctaaaaaaaatatatctaaaaacaaCAATGTTATGTAATcgcattataaaaatgtaattaaattacataaaaaaataacctttttataTTGACAgcaatatactttataatattttatattagatcgtgataacttttaaataattttctgatATAATGTGTGTTTCTGATGTGTCTGTgtgttcatataatataataaatatatgttattattattattaaaattagaacgTAGCTAACGTATTTTTGTGCATCCTCAAAACAAAATGTTGCCTAATCCgactttataataatgattatcatGTGAATaagataatgttattaataatatttattccattaaaatatttttatattgtacaaaaCTATATGAGCTTATTTTCCATGCCCATAGGTATCAGTAATGGCACGAATGGTTCCGTCTCCAGATTGGTTCATTGGAGTAGACAGCTTTGATCTCTGCGTCGACGGAAACTGGATAGACAGCATCACTATAGAGGTAATTGTATATAGTCAGTTGGATCATGGATGAAAGTTATATCTGCAGTattttcagatattctaccataaaacagcaatacttggtatgtttgaaaggtgagagagccagtgtaattataggaacaagcgacataacatcttagttcccaaggttggtggcgcattggcgatgtaagcgatggttaacattaattacaatgccaatgcctatgccTATACGTTGGTGACCGCtacccatcaggtggcccatatgctcgtccgcctacctaaacaataaaaaaattcaggatatttttgaattaggtttatatttatagttatccACACGCTCTTATTCATGTTTAATGGAATAATGATAAATACCATTCCTAACAATATTAACGAAAGCGATCTTTTTATTCGATTATaggtgaaatttaaaataattttaaaaataatatttaatgattgcTTTATTCGAGAATATTcgagattaatttaatttattatatccttTGATATATTCAAAcgatttagataaaataaagagtaaacgttaccttaaaataattaaaataacaccgTTGTAATTCTACTGTCTTGAAGATCTTTCCAGACCGAtagacaaacaaaataaaaatactgttttggttttggtaacttgcAAATAGGCAGGCATTTTAATATCGTAGATATGcggaattttttatttatttttataaatttatattcataattatgttaatataatatttctaaaagtaTAAAGATGAAAGAAAATGAACCGGTagctttataattttgatagatATCTGATACCCGACTATTCTGACTAGTTCTGAAGATACcgatttaattattgaaatttatataagtattgaaAAGTGATAAAAATGCAGATAAATTTTATGGACAAActtttaatactatataaacataaatacgaATAGAATATAAACGAATAGATGACTGTTTTTTGGATTGTACTAACCTACCAGTTCTTATCAGTATAACTAAGTTGATTAAGCTGTAAGTTAAAATAGTCAATTTTCTAGGTGGATCCCTTAGATGCTGGCACCGATAATGGATTTACATTTACGGCGCCCAATTGGCCGACCGCACCACAGGGGGTAGCGTATCGCATCACATCCAAATACCCTTCACATCCCGCTGGTTCATTCTTCTATCCACATCTGAGAAGACTACCACCGATCGCCACATTTCAATTCATAAAGGTATTATGTCATTTTCGCTTATAACTCAATGTGTTAATGTCATTTTCattgaattcatttaaataatacaaattacataacgactgttttatacaatataatcagTAAAACATGTTgtcacatattaattataattaaggtcTGCTAGTAATTATACGATACAtgcgtttttatattttgttatgtattataaattttaatattatctccattaattttatacattaaatagtaACTGTAATTAACATTTGTTCGTTAAGTtcattttgtattcattttattatataatttacaaatgttAAACTCCTACGTAGCTCCGCGAATACGAACTCTCGGAAGTATTTCACCGAGATAGCGACGATCGACGATACGACGTACTCCAGCTCGACAAACTAAGCCACAACAGCATTGACGTACTCGACGGGAACAGGGCTCTCTCCATAGCCGAGGAAGTAGAACGAGCTGAGGCACCTAGGATTTATTCAGAAGGATCTCTCACTACACCCGATAACGCTTATTCTTATTATTCAATGTAAGTAACTAGAAAGCCTAGActtgttttaatgaattatttgcctacttttatttttaaaaattataattattattaaccttctcctcaaaaagggagatttTTATCGGTTTTTATTTCAACTCTCTATCATACTCCATCATATATCTAgtcactattttaataaattctgaCCATTCAATCAGTACAAACAACACAGCGAGTACAACCGAAGAGCCACGATCAGCGAACGAGTTGCCAACGTCAGGGCCGACAGCCAGCGAGCGGTCCGCCCTAAGGAGTCTCGCGCGACGTTACCGCGCAAGGAGACGCCGCAAGCTGCGCGCAGATAACACGGATCCAGCCGAGCGTAGAAAACGGAAAAGGGCgagtaagttattttattcaatattagattaaaagattcCATATTTTTTCATAGTAAAATGGTAAAGGGACTTTATCATCAGAATATGGTGGTAAGTTACCAGTTAACATCGACAGTGGTGTTGTAAAATGTAATCATCAATTTACTATTTCACCTTAATACACTAAGAAACAGACGATTCTGAaacagtaaatttatttattctaaaaacaatttatttgttaaatttgatataaaaatcaattgatATATacagacataaataaatattttaaaattcgaactttttgtgtaaaatttcGTCAATAGTTTTCGCGAAACAGATAAAaatacgttgtttttttttttaatagaacttCTAGATTGCCGTGTATCGGATTGGGGTGAATGGAGTCCCTGCAGAAATGACGGCGGTTGTGTTGGATCGGCATTACGTACACGAAGGATCTTACGTCGCCAACGACCTGGTGGCAAACCCTGCCCTCCCACAGCACAATCTCGGTGGTGTGCCACAAACTGCACCACGCCAGTACCCCAAGATGACTGGCGAAATAATCTAACGTAATTCACATTAAATCCAAATTattccattttttaattattttcctcTCAGTTTAATGATCAGTATTTTGACAACACTATTTACGTCTTTATTTTCCTTTCGTTGGCATCTGTCTGTCCGtccaataaaattgattttgattCCAATCGTATCTgacattgatatttttaatgtaaattcgTGGTGTGTAAAAATATTGGATAAAAtttctgtataaaataatttattaagagacGACTGTTGATGTTCGGTGATGGTAGACTTTGATTGTTTGCCGCTGTACCTAATAAATGCTTTTTCTCTTTCTTTTTCTATTTGTTTGTCAATTATCAttaggaataaatttaaatattgagatGTGACTTAGAATGATTCTCATCATAATTTTAGTTACCCGATGTATTTcagatttatttcttatttatattaattaacattatttaaaaaaatgaaatgttcaTTTGATTACAACACTTTAATACATTTCTGAAATAAGACCAACCACGTACTAAGCTACTGACCGCACACGGCAATCGCTAGCGATTGTCTAGAATATACACAtaacatgttttaaataattctgttAAATTATTACGTTTTTACTAGATACTAAGTACTTGAAAGCTACGTAGATATACGAAGACTTTAAAGCCACCTCATCTGCCTTCTCCGTGTAAATTGTCGCGTTTCCTCAGCGACTTGTCGTAGGAATGTCGTAACAGTATCAATAGTCCGCGTGTGGTTAGTCAATTAGTAGTGTACTCGTATCAtcactaaaatatacatatcgCTTAAGTATTCAAGTTTGTGAcagtaattcaataaataatagaacttttttaggaaataaaaaCTCCAAAGATgcagcttttatttttaatacttgtaagtgtaaaaaattaaatgaataagtcTGTATTTAGAAAATAAGATTGAATTAAcgttcgatatattttttttgttacaattatcccttttttatttattataaaacagtttattttattattaaacacccaaaaatattattttcaggatAAGTATGCACGGTTTCAttacgtattaattatatttatatgtagaatTATGATGTAATTGTTTAGACAttctttaacttaattaaaaaatgataagtGGTAAATGGTTtaatagctttataatataacaaaaagtatGTGTTTTGCTTCGTCATGCCAAAGAAAAACTAGGCTTAATTTCGATACCCGGACAAACGCAATTTCaatcatcaaataaaaaatatatgtagtagTTAATtgtgtgcttataattattacggctctgtatataaatatttatttttattattgtcggTGGAAATTAATAGGAAGAAACaataatctttaataattaattatcaattggCTATCAAATAACGCAAGTATATATtgatttacaataattacatacaataaattaatttttcatacattGATAAGTTTGCTTAATACTAGAATAATTTGTCACCAATGGCATATAACCAGTTTCTAAAACATCGGTCAACGTCACATGAAATAATTTGGCTTTGTTCTGAATCTTCATTGGTCGATAGCAGCTGATGATGAGTTAGGCAACCAATGTTCATATTAAAGCCAGTCAACCTGACGTAGATCAACGTTGCAGAAACTGGAAGTAAGACTATAACAAAAGGAATGGAAATTTGAAATCTTGAGATTTTTACGTCTCGTATCAAGAGAATAATTCTTAAAATCATTTCCAAAAATCATGGCAAACTTTACTCACGTcacgtttaaaaaaacaaaaacttcaaGTTTGTAAACTTTAACATTtgagaaaaatagtataatttaagtAGTAACAAGAgatcatatataaattttatctcaaaatagtaataaataaaaaaaaaataaaaaaacaaacattgtaaAATAGATACCAAAATTGTTAACCTTAGCGTAATGATTACTgagtatgtgtattttttacaatgtaaattattctgatttcaataataaaacataataacgaCCATGGCGTTTCATTTATccagattattttaatttaagcacTGGAAGGAATTGGACCCACGAGTATTTCATTAATCATGACATTTACTTGGTACATtcgggtaggtactacccatttATCACAGTCATATTTTAACGAAAACCCgcaatatttagtatagttcttgtattctggtttgaaggacgagagagccagtgtaactacaggcacaagggacataacaatttAGTTACAAAGcttggtggcatattggcgaAGTAAGGGATgggtaatattaattacatagcCAACATTGgatatgggtggtggtgaccacttttaATTAGGTGGCTCACTGGCCAGTCTgccaaattatttcaaaataaaaaaaaacaactttgaaaCTCAGaatccaataaaaatatttttataaaaattagttttttattgagTTTTCGCATATTCATCAAAGTGGCATTTATGTAGTATCTAATTTgaccattaattaaaaatgctacGGTATAAGTAGATTAAATCTTTACATTTAcgttataaacataatacaattttaaaatatatacaattcgTCGTCTTATACATATGGTAGCTCTATAAAAACACTCGGAATTACCCCGCTGTGTAACATAGCATCATTAACCACTTTCATTAGCAGCACGGGGTTCCACCGTGCCTCTAAAGCCCACTTCAAGTTCTTAACTCGCTATTCAAAACGTAACACAATTTTGACGCTGTGTTACAGTCGGAAAGTACCTCTAGAATcctacatttatttaacatcGTGACCTATTACGAATTGGGTCGGGTTACGTTTAAGTGACACAGCTTTTTGTGTGAACTAAATTAGTGTGTAATATGATTGTAGAGGTGTTTTTAAATTGTAGAACTAGATTATTTATGTGTGTGGGTATGAACGGTGACATTATTTGTTTGACATCAATTATATCatcatatcaattttattaaaggtaAATCTTCTTTTTAGATTAACAAGGCACTTTTCAATAGTTTCATAGTCGCTTGCCTCTTGGTTTCGTGGCTATCTTATCTGCAGATCCTCAAGCACATGTTTCGAGGCTAGGTCAAGTCAATAAATTGTTCGTTTGTCAATGAATCGGCATTATTATACTGCCATGGATAGAGTATTAGCACACACATAAACAAACCAagggaataaatatttttgaatcagCGTCATCATCTAATCGATCCGTTAAAATCGGTCGTTTTTCTACCTTGGAATCAAACGTCTTCAGTATTAACAATTAACATTTTCGGATAtgcttgaaatttttaattcggCTCGATTATACTCGGTACCAAACTTTAAAAATCTGACATTACTCATTTTAATGCAGTAGCTGGAGTTTGAGATTGTAAACTTTGACGGATCGATCtgcttataatataactttgtcTTGTTCGCCAAACAAATGAAtatgactatttattttttgagataAAACCAAACTAGGCATATACTTATAACGTAGacttttaacataatttcaatttgaagTAGTAACCGGTAAGCAGACGTAAAAAATCTATCATTTTCGATGTATGCCAATTGCcgaacttaatattatttataagataaaattttattattcttattataacttACGGTTTAAAATTATGTCTTAGTTTCTTGAACGATAAGTTTCAAAAGATATCAACGAGAgtatcttaaaaattaaaaaaaggcttaaaatattaaaagaatctTACTTCACGTACAGTGGTAACGTTAGTGCCTTCAAAGTGAAATATTCGAGTAGCTTAGTCATTCTTGCTCCAGGTGGAAAAACTTCCGGTCTCGTATGCAATGTAGTAGTCGCCATATTGAACTTTATAAGATTGAAaggttttattaaactttagtGATACGAGAGGtatccatatattttatttgaaaaatcttATTTGGACAATTAATAAAGTCAAATTTGTGAAATTGTAATCTgataaaatatgcaatatttgAATCAGCTCATAACAGATGTTACATATACTCGTATTCtgctttaaaacttttaatttttactttggaaaattaaaattattgtaattctaGACTGTCAACTTCCTTATGATTACTTTCCCGTTAAAATCATTTTGTGTActttaacagttttattaattaattaaaagatcaTAGTAACGTTTAAAAGGATTTTTAAGGCACCAAACgcaatgatataataaaatattaaatgcagTTAGCTTCAACAAAGTTCTTATTACAAacattgaaagaaaaataaaggcatgcatttctttattttattataaaccttAATCAATACGAAATAAGTTGGAAATTTCAATAACAATGTATCCTCTATTTTTATAGTTCGATTGATAACAAAGTTGCGCAGATGTAATCCTCAATTTCTCACGTTTGACAAATACAAGACATtcttatatattgatattttgtagGTACAGTTAAATGAACCTGAATAGTTAAGGCGCATTAAAATAGAGCATACAGATGAAGATAAAAATGCAgtgtacacatacatacaacttGAATGAGCCAATatctaaaaatgtttaatatttgttataagtttatttataaactatgaAACTCACATTATTACTTGAAAATCTTTACAACACCATATTACcagttaacaataattttaatgttaagtcACCagctaaattataattttaatgatgagAGGTGCATGGAATTCATGACCTTAATCAATGATCACAGATCCAGTCGGGCAATCACTACTGATTATTTATAGTGCTTGGGTACCTGGCTTTCAGCATATGGCACATGTTTGATACAACTAAACTATTTTATACACGTTTAATTGATAACACAATTACTCCCGCTGAGCCAAACAAGCCGGGTCAGTCATCAATAGAATTCAGAAACGACAAAACGAGTTTGAAAATGACAGTGATGCAATTACTTCATGTACGtaaaatatgttgtatataacTATCTATATATACCAAGTGAGTACTCGGAAATAAGCGACGTGAGCTCCAAAcagcttttttttaacttttctatggatatataaaatattatggtgCTTaggaaaatgtaaataattcgaTTTGACTACTTACATTCCAGAGAGTTAATTCATATCtttctaaaaaaatgtaattcttgCAACTGGGATATCGTAGTTTATAGATAGATTCAACCAATTATACGCCATTTGATtcagtatatgtatatttagtgAATAGAAGTGCATGCATGAATGTGCAAGAGCATTTGATAGTATCGAAATGAACATACCCAATACACTCGTAACTCCAATTTACCTTGGACCGAACTCCAACTAATCGTCTCTTAGGAAAtgatagttattaattattattggaatTCCTTGTAGTTCtagattagatttttttagatttaatagATTATAGACTAGattagatttaatatttatatgtattttatattctttacgAAAATAAggcttaatatgtttttttttgttggctTATCGttactaaaatgttttaatatttttatttatttatttatttatttatttatgatatttatgatattaactagttgggttttataataatatataacacgaAAGCTAATCAGTAATTGCAAACTGAaagtcaatatatttaattatacagaaAGAACAAAGCGCTTTATATTAAGTTTAGTGTCAATAATCTCCCAACTTTTTATATATCTGGAATAGTAAGTGTTCATGACGTAACTCATCCATGCTGGTCATTCCCAAGGGAGCCCAAGCATGCGTGCACACACGTGTAcactttatttcttattattactttcttaaaatattattatatctaattaaataaacgtatcAGAACGGAAAGTTTATTACAGATATAAacgaaaactaaaattaattgtatgtaaGAGGGTCTTATCTTACGGCT
Coding sequences within:
- the LOC126772362 gene encoding spondin-2, whose amino-acid sequence is MAWLVLMLLPLVAAALPATDTDACNPDKMTVYRMVLHTYWTREKFPKHYPDWRPPAQWSRIYGVSHSRSYVLFRLGRRVSASVRQFAESGRSDTLGSSPGTLDVFGAPVISQGAGRTEAEFFVDGNHSRVSVMARMVPSPDWFIGVDSFDLCVDGNWIDSITIEVDPLDAGTDNGFTFTAPNWPTAPQGVAYRITSKYPSHPAGSFFYPHLRRLPPIATFQFIKLREYELSEVFHRDSDDRRYDVLQLDKLSHNSIDVLDGNRALSIAEEVERAEAPRIYSEGSLTTPDNAYSYYSITNNTASTTEEPRSANELPTSGPTASERSALRSLARRYRARRRRKLRADNTDPAERRKRKRAKLLDCRVSDWGEWSPCRNDGGCVGSALRTRRILRRQRPGGKPCPPTAQSRWCATNCTTPVPQDDWRNNLT